The nucleotide sequence GGTGAAATTCCTGCAGATTTTGGTAGAAAATAGGGATATCATCATTTTTTAAAATTTGATTTCCAATGCTGTGGATTTGGCAGTTCAAAAACCTATCTTTGCAGCAAATTTCAAAATTTAATGGGTAAACTTTTAATCGTAGGAACAGTCGCATTTGACGCTATAGAAACCCCTTTCGGCAAAACCGATAAAATTTTGGGAGGGGCAGCCACCTTTATTGGTCTGGCAGCTTCCCAGTTTAGAGTAAAATCTGCCATTGTTTCTGTTGTGGGCGAAGATTTTCCCCAAGATTATTTGGATCTTTTGACCGAAAAGAATATTGATATTTCAGGCCTACAGGTTATTAAAGGTGGTAAAACCTTCTTTTGGAGTGGCAAATATCACAACGATCTTAATTCCAGGGATACCTTATCCACAGAATTGAATGTACTGGCCGACTTTGCTCCGGTAGTTCCAAACAATTTTAAGGACGCAGACGTATTAATGTTGGGAAATTTACACCCGGACACACAACTGAGCGTAATTAATCAGATGGAAGAACGACCAAAGCTAATAGTACTGGATACCATGAACTTTTGGATGGACCATGCCCTTGATGAATTGAAGGAAGTTGTAAAACACATAGACGTGATCACCATTAACGATGAAGAGGCCAGACAGCTAACCGGAGAGCACTCCTTGCTAAAGGCTGCGGAGAAAATACATCTTATGGGCCCTAAATTTGTGGTCATAAAAAAAGGGGAACACGGCGCATTGTTGTTTCACAATTCCCAGGTATTTTTTGCCCCAGCGCTGCCCTTGGAGGAGGTTTTTGATCCAACAGGTGCAGGAGATACCTTTGCAGGAGGCTTTTCTGGATATTTGGCGGAATCCGAAAACATTAGTTTCAACAATCTAAAGAGTGCGGTTATACACGGTTCCAATTTAGCCTCATTTTGTGTTGAACGATTTGGCACTGAAAGAATGGAAAAATTAGATAAGAAAGAGGTCAACGACAGGTTGCTCCAATTTAAGGAGCTTACCCAATTTGATATTGAATTACAATAAATATGTGCCCTAATTTTACAGGGCATTTTTAATTTAAAGTTACCATGAGCGACGCTATAAAGCATGAATGTGGAATTTCCCTGATTCGGTTATTGAAGCCGTTGGAATATTATCAAGAAAAGTACGGTTCTGCCTTTTACGGGGTAAACAAGATGTACTTGATGATGGAAAAACAGCATAACCGTGGCCAGGATGGTGCAGGTTTTGCCAGTATTAAATTGGATATGGAAGCTGGCGAACGGTATATGAGTCGGGTACGCTCCATAGACCAACAACCCATACAGGATATTTTTGCCCAAATAAACGATCGTATAAACACTTCTTTTAAAGAAAATCCGGAATACATCAATGATGTGGCCAAACAGAAAAAGCATATTCCCTACATTGGGGAAGTTCTTTTGGGTCACGTACGTTACGGAACTTTTGGAAAAAACAGTATAGAGAGTGTACATCCCTTTTTAAGACAAAACAATTGGATGCACCGTAACCTGATCGTTGCCGGAAATTTTAACATGACCAATGTTAATGAACTTTTCGACAACCTTGTACAAATTGGACAACACCCGAAGGAAAAAGCCGATACCGTTACGGTAATGGAAAAAATTGGGCATTTTCTAGACGATGCAGTTGCTCAACTTTATAAGGATATTAAAAAAGAAGGCTTTAACAAGAGGGAAGCCTCCCCATTGATTGCGGAAAGATTAAATGTTGCTAAGATTTTGAGAAGAGCGGCCAAAAATTTTGATGGTGGTTATGCCATGGCCGGCCTTTTGGGACATGGCGATTCCTTTGTTCTAAGAGACCCTGCAGGAATTAGACCTGCGTATTACTATAAAGACGATGAGATTGCTGTGGTAGCCTCCGAAAGGCCTGCAATACAGACAGTATTCAACGTTAATTTTGACGACGTTAAGGAATTGGACCCGGGACACGCCATCATCATCAAAAAAAATGGCAAGGTTAAGATCAAGAGAATTTTAGAACCTACCGAAAGAAAGGCCTGTTCTTTTGAACGTATTTATTTCTCTAGGGGAAGTGACAAGGAAATATATCAGGAAAGAAAAATGTTGGGAAAACTGCTTTTCCCACTAATCCTGAAATCGATAGATAACGATATAAAAAATACCGTATTCTCCTATATCCCCAATACTGCGGAAACCTCCTTTTTCGGAATGGTAATCGCAGCACAGAACTACATGAACAAAAAGAAAGAAGAACAGATTCTTTCTATTGGAAGAAAAATAACACGGGAAGAACTACATGAGATCTTGGAAGTGAGGCCAAGAATAGAGAAAGTGGCCATAAAAGATGCCAAACTCAGAACCTTCATAACACAGGACAGCAGTAGGGACGATTTGGTGGCACACGTCTATGATATCTCCTATGGATCTGTGAAGGAAAACGACAATTTGGTAATCATAGATGATAGTATCGTGAGAGGAACCACTCTTCAAAAGAGTATCCTAAGAATTTTAGACCGACTATTGCCGAAGAAAATTATAGTTGTCTCATCGGCACCTCAAATCCGATATCCTGACTGCTACGGAATAGATATGGCCAAACTGGAAGATTTTGTTGCATTTAAGGCCGCTTTGGCCCTTCATGAAGAAAGGAATACTATGCACCTTGTAGAGGAAATCTACAAAAAATGTCTGCAACAAACCAGTACACATGATTCTGAGGTAGTAAATTACGTAAAGGAATTCTATGCCCCTTTTACGGCAGATGAGATTTCGGACAAAATTGGACAATTATTAAGTCCGCCAGATATTAAAGCCCAGGTTCAGGTAATTTATCAAAATATTGAAAACCTACATGAAGCCTGTCCCAAAAACCTGGGAGATTGGTACTTTACCGGCAATTATCCCACACCCGGTGGTAACCGCGTAGTAAACAGGGCGTTCATTAACTTTTTCGAAGGCAAGAACGAACGGGCATACTAAACATTTCATCGATGAAGGGTAGGTTTTTATGCACTTAATCGATGAAATACACTCTTTAACGTCTTTTTGATCAGAAACCTGCAGTGCACTTGTACTTTAGTAGTGCCATAGCATAAGTAGGTTAAGTTCATGGTAAGATTTGGGGCAAAAAAGGTGGAGACTTCTCCACCTTTTTTATTGGTACCAATTCTATATACAGACCCCGCTGTATTACATCCTATATAATCTACTGTTTATCGAATAAGAAGTATTTCAACTTATTAAAGAGACATTCATCTAAAACCTTTTTTCCACAGCATACATTACTCTACTTTTGGAGGACCATAGCATAAGTAGGTTAAGTTCATGGTAAGATTTGGGGAAAAAGGTAGAGCTATGCTCTGCCTTTTTATTTTTGCCCAAATCTGTAATGATATTATAGAATAACGAACTTCCCCAAAAAACAAATTGATTTTTATGGGACGGTTCCCTAATTGCAACAGAAAGTATTTTCGCTAAAGGTGTTTGCCCCTCTCCCATCCATATTTTTCCAAATACTGCTTCCCACTCTCTATGGCACCATCCTCTAAGCTAGTGCCCATGGTGTCGTTCCAACGATTTAAAAATCCGAACAAAGAAATGACCCCCAACATTTCCACTATCTCTCCTTCATCCCAATGTTTATATAAGGCTTTTTTTATTTTAGAATTCATGGTATTGGGTACCTGGGAAGCCGCCAATGCAAAATCCAAGGCCGCCCGTTAGGCCTCTGAGAATGCAGAATGCGTCCTGTACTCCCAAATATTATCCAGTTGCTCCTGCTCCGCCCCATAACGTTCTGCGGCACTTATTGCATGCGCTTGACAATACCGACAACCAGTGGCGTTACTGCTTACCCAGGCCATCATTCTTTTCAAAGCCGAGCTTACCCTTCCTTCATTTGCCATCACCGCCATATTTAAATTAATAAATGCCTTGGAAATAGCGGGCCGATGCTGCATGGTCAATACCGAATTAGGACAGAAACCCAAAGTTTCATTAAAAATTTCAGCCAACTTTTTGGTCGCTGAATCATGATCGGCATCTAAAGGGTCTACAAGGGACATGATTTGTGAATTATGCGTATTTTTGACCTATACAAGTAACGAAAAAAACACCTACATGACAAATCAAATCACTACCAAATGGCTTGGTAATATGGCCTTTGAAAGCAATAATCCGTCCGGAAACAACCTAATTATAGATGTAGCCCCTGAAAATGGGGGAGAAGGCATGGGATACAGGCCTAAAGCCCTTATGTTGACCGCTTTGGCCGGCTGTTCCGGTCTGGATGTTGCTTCCCTAATTAAAAAAATGAAATTGGAGGTGGAAGAGTTTAGAATAGAGACTATTGCCAACCTAACCGAGGAGGACCCTAAATTTTACGACAAGGTAGTGGTAGAGTATCATTTTACTGGAGCTAACCTCAACGAAAAAAAATTGCAAAGAGCGGTTGATCTTTCCGTTGAAAAATATTGTGGGGTAATGGAAATGTTCCGTCAATTCGCAACCTTGGAGATTAAGACTTATTTTGATAAATAATAGTTTCCTTTCTTCTTTTTACTATGATCCAAAGATTTCTATATCTGTTAGCCGGTTTTATACTGGTACAACAAAACTTGCATGCCCAAGCTACAGAAAATATAATATCCCACATCCAGGAAACCATTGTTACCGATCCGTCAAAAGGTGAAAATAGTTATAAGCATTGGGCCGTTTTTCCTCCCAAAAACAAGGAAATTCGGCAGATAATCTTAAATCTTACTTTTGAATGCCCTGACAATATGCGCTGTGCAGACTGGGATTATGTTGACCATATTAAAGTGAGGCAAAAGAATGACACCACCAACTATGAAATTGCTAGAATGCTTACACCCTATGGCGGCAGATTTCAGGAAGATTGGCGATTTGATTGGAAAGTGGACATTACGGATTTTAGTCCCATTTTAAGGGATAGCCTCGAGGTAGATTATATACATACAGGTTACGAAGACAATAAGACCCGCGGATGGAAGGTTACCGTAGATTTTGAAATTACTTATGGGACTCCCGTTGCCGAGCAACTGGCCATACATAAGGTCTACGATGGCAATTATAGTTATGGAGATAAATCAGATCCCATTGAAAATCACTTGGTACCAGTTGCTTTAAAGGCCAGTACCCAATCCTCCTTTGGAAAGGTAAAAATTCATCAGACAGGACATGGGATGGATGCCAATGGCTGTGGGGAATTTTGTGACAAATACCGTGACATACTGTATAACGGCAAGGTAATCGATAGAAAACAATTATGGATGGAATGTGGAGATAACCCCTTATATCCACAAGCCGGGACCTGGATCTTTGACCGGGCCAATTGGTGCCCCGGTTATTTATTGCAACCAGATGAGGTAAGTTTTGACTTAAATTCAGGACAAGAATTTACCATTGACCTTAATATGGAACCCTATGAAACGGAAAAGCCAAGTGCAAAAGAACTTTTAGTGGCCTATGTTCTGGAATATGGCAAGATAAATTCCGAAAATGACGTTGCTTTAGTGGATATCATATCCCCTTCCAACGAAAAAATACACAGTAGAAAAAATGAAACGGGAGCTTTTCCCATTATCCGGATAAAGAATAATGGCCAGAACAATTTAAAATCTTTGGTAATAAATTATTTTCTAGAGGGGCAGAAACCAAAAGAATTTAAATGGAAAGGAGACATTCCTTTTGGGGAAACCGCCCTATTAACCTTGCCCGAAGAGATATTTAGTGATAAAGAGTCTACCCGCTTTTTTGTAGAATTAAAAAGGCCTAATGGCAAAAAAGATGGTTACGGTTTGGATAATTCCAAAAGCTCAGTCTATACCAAACCCAATATCTTGCCCGAGTCCGTTATTATCTATTTTAAGACGAATAAAAAGCCCGGCCAAAATGAATATTCCGTTACCGATAGCTACGGAAAGCCAATATTCAAAAGAGATAGTGTAGATCTTAAACCTTACACCATCTATTCGGATACCCTGAGACTTCGAAAGGGTAACTATACTTTTAAGTTACATGATAAAGGAGGGGATGGACTTGAGTTTTGGTTCAGGGCAAAGGATGGCAATGGTAGCGTTAAACTATTGGATACTTTGGGGCAGGCCATAAAACATTTCAATTCCGACTTTGGGAGCCATATTATGTATAACTTTAGAGTAGAACCTGGGGTTACCTATCATTTGGACAATGAACCATCCATAAATATGTTCCCTGCCAGAACCGAGGGTCCAGTAACATTGGATTATTTTGCCAATGACGAAAAAAATGTGGAGGTCATTATTACCCAACAGGAAGATGAGACAAAAATAGTGGAAACCCATACCTACTTAAATTTCAAAAAGGGTATTTTTACATATGACCTCTCCTATTTGCCTAAAATGCGCTACTATCTAAAAGTTGTAATAGACGGCAAAGAAGTATTTAAAAATAGAATTAGGCTAAAGGAGTAATTACCATGCGATGGACCATTAAACCAAAACCCGAACAACCACAAATTGACGCGTTAGCCGCGGCCCTAAACGTGGAAGATCTGGTAGCGCAACTATTATTACAGCGTGGCATTGCCAACTATGAGGATGCCAAAAGGTTTTTTAGGCCACAGCTTTCAGACCTTCACGATCCTTTTTTAATGAAGGATATGGACAAGGCCGTGGAACGAATAGAAAGGGCCATTGCAGAGCAGGAAAATATTTTGATTTTTGGTGACTACGACGTGGATGGCACTACGGCAGTAGCCTTGGTTTCCTCCTATTTGGAAAGCACCTACCCCAACGTGGCCACCTATATCCCGGACCGATATAACGAAGGCTATGGGGTTTCCTATCAAGGTATAGATTTTGCCGAGGATAACAGCTTTTCCCTAATAATTGCCTTGGATTGTGGGGTTAAGGCCATTGAGAAGGTAGAATATGCAAAGGAAAAGGGTATCGACTTTATTATCTGTGATCACCACAGGCCAGGGAATACTTTACCAAATGCAGTAGCTGTTTTGGACCCTAAAAGAGCGGATTGTTCCTATCCTTATGACGAACTTTGTGGCTGTGGGGTAGGATTTAAATTGATCCAGGCATTGGGGAGCAATAAAGGGGAAACTATTGAAGATTTAGTTCCTTATTTGGATTTGGTTGCTACAGCCATAGGGGCAGATATAGTGCCCATTACAGGGGAAAACCGGGTTATGGCCTATTGGGGGCTGCAAGTAATCAACCAAGATCCGAGAGCCGGTTTTAAGGCGATCATCAATCAGATAAAAAAACAAGTCCTTACCATTACAGACGTGGTTTTTATAATTGCTCCGCGAATTAATGCTGCAGGGCGCATGGAGCACGGGCAACACGCGGTTAATCTGTTAAAGGAAACCGATTTGGCACGGGCCGAATTTTTTGCCGCCGAAATAGAGAAATACAATACGGACAGAAGAAACCTAGACCAGATCATTGCCCAAGAAGCCCTATTACAGATACAAGAAAACAAAGAAGAGGAAGGTTTTACCTCAGTGGTATACAATGAAACCTGGCATAAGGGGGTAATCGGAATTGTAGCCTCCCGTCTCATTGAAACTTATTATAGGCCCACTTTGGTCTTTACAAAGAGCGGCAATAAATTGGCAGCCTCTGCGCGATCCATCAAAGGTTTCGACGTATATGAGGCATTGGAGGGCTGTTCCGATACCATTGAACAATTTGGTGGGCATATGTATGCCGCCGGATTAACTTTACTTGAAGAGAATTACGAGGCCTTTAAAGCCAAATTTGAGGAAGTGGTTGCCAATACCATGGATCCAAATCTAATGTCTCCTGAAATTATGGTAGACGCCATAATTAACTTGGATCAAATTACTCCAAAGCTGATGCGCATTATTAAACAATTTGCCCCCTTTGGCCCAGGAAATATGACCCCTACTTTCATGGTAGAAAATCTTAACGATACCGGCTACGCAAAAGTGGTAGGACAAGAAGGAAAACATTTAAAATGTAAGCTTTTTGATAAAAATAACGGCTCCAGGAGGTCGGGAATTGATGCAATTGGGTTTAATTTAGGTAAGCATTTACCTACGGTATCAAGCAAAACCGTTAGCGCCGTTTTTACATTGGATGAAAACGAATGGCAGGGTAAAATAGCCCTTCAAATGAAGTTAAAGGATCTAAAAGAACATGATAGTTATCAATTTTAATTTTTTGATAACTAAAATGCATCAATAAATTGTACAATTAACAGGCTGCAACTACAAATTTTAGTACGAATTGTACTATGCCAAGCAGGTAAATCAACAGTATTCCGATTTTCCCTCTAGATGGACCGAAAAATCTCTTGTATTTCAGCTTAAGGAAGACTCATATTTCTTCAGGGATAAGGAAGACCCATCAAATTCGCCGTAAGTAAAATAGGAAATCCAATCCCCTAGATTCACATAGATTGAATTATCATTTAAGGGTATTTCCAAAGGCAGGTGCCGATGCCCAAAAACAAAATAATCATAGTGCTGCTGTTCCAGTTTCCGTCTACAGTATTGCACCAGCCATTCGTTCTCCTCCCCAAGAAATTTAATATCCTCATCCCCGGAAATCATTTTGTTCTTTACGGAAAGATATTGGGCCAGTTTTACGCCAAAATCGGGATGCAACCAATTATACAGCCATTTGGATACGGGGTTGGTGAATACTTTTTTCATCCGCTTGTACCCTTTGTCCCCAGGACCCAAACCATCACCATGTCCAATTAAAAATGACTTACCATTTAATAAAAAGGATTGTGGTTCGTGATATACAGGAATGTTCAACTCCTCTTCAAAATATCCGTTCATCCATAAATCATGGTTCCCCACAAAATAGTATACCGGAATGCCCGAATCGGTAATTTCTGCCAATTTCCCCAAGGTACGGGTAAAGCCCTTGGGCACTACCGTTTTATACTCGAACCAAAAATCGAAAAGATCCCCAAGGAGAAAAATAGCGGAAGCATCCTCTTTTACGGTATCCAACCAAGCCACAAACCTCTTTTCTCGTGGAAAACTAAGGTCCTTGGTAGGAGCCCCCAAATGATTATCACTAGAGAAGTATATTTTCTTGCCCGCGGGAACGTCAATAGTTTTCATGCAGGCCTTTTTAATTATCAGAAGCGTACCACTCTGCAAAGGAGGTGTCGGTTTCCTGTAGCTTTAAAGAATGTAGGCTGATGTTTTTTGGCAATCTGGCCTTTATTCTATCTGCAAAATCCAAAACCATATTTTCACTGGTAGGTTGATAATTGGCCAATATTACATTGTGCCCCCTATCCGTTAGTTCCTGTGCCAATTCCACATGCGGAGTATTTTTATTAAAAACTGTAGCATGGTCAAATTGATCCACAATCTCTTCCTTCACAATTCTCTTCAAATCCCCAAAATCTATGACCATTCCCAATTTTACGTGTGCAGTATCGGTAATAGGCTTCCCTATTACGGTTACTGAAAGCTTATAACTATGCCCATGTACATTTCTACATTTACCATCATAACCGAACAAGGCATGTCCAGTTTCAAAATTAAACTGTTTGGTAATACGAATGTTGCCCATATTATTTATTTGGACTGCAAAGGTAATTTATTCTGGGAAACTAATCATTGAGTATGGGCTGTGTCCAAGCAGATTCGTATTTGATGTCCTCTATTGGGTTTTTCTGAAGTTTTGTAGAAGATATTTTACTCCTTACAAAGAGTATATCATCCGTTAGCTCGAAACTGGCAGAACCGCCCTTCACAGCCTTCAACTCCTTGACTTCGGTTTCCCCTTTAAGACATCCAAGAAAAGTTATATTATATTCAATACCTGTTTCCGGTTCCACTTCCACCTTCAAGGTCTTGTCTCCAAATTCCAAAGTTTTAAGGGTAACCCCAGTGGTAGAATAGAAGTCGCCCCTTTCCATAGCCTCTATCAATGAGGGAGCAGACAAGGTATCGGACTGTACCATTACCCAACCCCTGCCGGAATTACTCCATTTATTACCCATTTTATGGTAATTATGGGAATCATCGGTTGCCAAACCATACATAATGGGTTTTTTGGCCGTTATATAGGATATATTGATCTGATCCCACATTTCCTCCGTAGAAATATGTGTTGAATCTCCCATATTATGAACCATGGGATGACCGTTGTACACTTCAAAAAAGCGCTCTCCCTTCAAGGATATCATGTCGTCAAGACTAATACTGTAATAAAAGTTGGGATGATTTATATGTGGCATAATAGGAACTCCCGTTTCTTTCCGTTGTTTAAGTACCGCATCCAGATTGTTCTGCATGACTTCCGAAATACTATTACCCCCCTGGGGATCTATTTTTTCCTGAATATTGCTAGCGTTCATATGTACATGTTTGTCCTCGTACCTGTCCGTAATTTCTTCCGAATGAATGACTAAAAATTCTTCCGCTTTCTCAAAAAGATCCCTATACTCCGTATACGTCTTTAATTTTACATGCACCTTTCCGGAGTCCGTTTTATGCTCTACCCAATCCTCCCCATAAGTTGCCAAATAGTTCTCAAAGCTTTTTTGATAAATGGAATCTTCCCTGACCTGTATCCATTTTTCCTCCATAGAAACGGTATTATGGTCCGATAGGGCAATGAATTGATAGTCGTGCGACTTATACCACTCCAGAATAGTCTCAGGAAACTCGTCCCCATCGCTCCAGAACGAATGGGTATGAAGATTACCTTTGTACCACTTTTTATTTACAGCTGTATCAGTACTTTTATTACTATCTCCACAGCTTTCCATTAGAAAAGCCATAATTAACAAAATAGAGGGTAAAACATGTTTCATTTATAGAGTAATTTGGAAATTGAAGCCCAAAAGTTAATGAAAATGTATTAGAAATCAGGGAATAAGCTAAAAATCAATAATAAACATTACAATTAAATAATAAACGTTTAGGGACAATTAAGACACACTTAACATGCTGTGTAAAACCAATAGCATTTTCGTCTATTTTTGTCCGATTTTTAAAACCATACAAACTTGGCAGAACTATTTGAACAACTGGAGTTTAAGGAGAATCCTCTTTTTGAAAAAGTGATAGATGATATCCTAATACAGAAATACAGTATTGTAGATGATTTTTTCTCTCCGGAGGATGTGGCCCAATTAAGGGATTCACTCCTGGCCAAATATGAGGAGGATCAATTTAAAAAAGCAGCTATAGGAAATCGTGTCAATGAATTGATCATAAAGGCAATCCGTGGCGATTTTATCCTGTGGATGGATGAAAGCAGTAAGGATATACTGGAACAACAGTTTTTTCTAAAAATTAATGAATTGGCCAATTATCTGAACAAGACCTGTTTTATGGGAATCCTATTCAAGGAATTTCACTATGCCATATATCCTGAAGGCACTTTTTACAAAAGGCATTTGGACACTTTTCAGAATGATGATAGGCGTAAACTTTCCATGGTCTGTTATCTAAATGAACCAGATTGGGTGGCAGATAAAGATGGTGGTGAATTGGTACTATACTTACCCACGGAAAATGGGGAAGAGGCAAAACATATTGCCCCCTTTCCGGGAAGGGTCGTTATTTTTGAAAGTCAAGAATTGGAGCACGAGGTAAAACCTGCCCATCGCGAACGACTTAGCATCACTGGGTGGTTAAAGACCAGATAACCGACTTATCTTTTATATTTTCTATTGTTTTTAATTCGATTAACGAAATAAACTACCAATAAAACCAAGGCTAGTAGAGGGAAAACGAAGTTCCCGTTCAAGAACGATAAAATATCCATTAGAAAAGTTTTAAAAAATAAAACGGTGAACTGTTCCAGTTATTGCTTCTTCACAAAAAACGCCACAATCGCCGAAGTAACGATTCCCATGGTCAATGCACCAAAAAGACTTTGAATGATATAGCTATTCAAATTAAAATAACTCTCCGCAGCTTCTTGATCCATTTTCCCCGAATCCACCACAAAATTAATAATATTTGTAAAATATTCAGGTGTAATAAAATTACTCGTAATGTATTGTGTCAACGGACTTATTACGGCAATGATCACACTTAAAATGATACCACTGATAAATCCCTGTTTCCAACTCATTTTTCCATTGTAATCCACCTTTCTTTTGTCCAATAGGGCCAATACATAAACTGCTATAGCTATGATAGCAAAAAAGTTGGTATATATAGCGTGCTTTTCTATGAGTACATCGTGCCAGCCCATAGATTTCTCAAAGGCCATCCAAAGCAGGGTTGCCAATGCAAAAATAATGGCCCATTTAATTTCAATGCGGAACTTGCTCATAATCTATTTATTTTTGAATTTTTCCAATGCTTGCTTAGTTTCTTCAGAGATTGCCAAACGTCCGGTTATTTCTGCCCTGTTGGTCAATAAAGTGTCCCAATGTCCCGTACCTTCCCAGAGCACTTTTTTCCATTCCTCCATAGCCTCGGGATTATACTTGGCCAATTTTTCCGTAAAAATATCCAATTCCTTGTCCATTTCATCCTGTTTATCAAAGACCTTGGAAAACAGCCCCTTTTCCTTTGCCCAGTAGGCATTTTTCCACTCATTGGGGGAAAGCGACAGTTCCGACAAGCCGGCAACACCAATTTTTCGCTGTACCGCTGGTGCAATCACCAAAGGCGCTATACCGATGGTTAGTTCTGATAAGCGAATGGAAGCCGCTTCTACGGCAAATACGTAATCGCAGGCAGCTATAATTCCTACCCCTCCGCCAACGGCT is from Arenibacter algicola and encodes:
- a CDS encoding PfkB family carbohydrate kinase; translation: MGKLLIVGTVAFDAIETPFGKTDKILGGAATFIGLAASQFRVKSAIVSVVGEDFPQDYLDLLTEKNIDISGLQVIKGGKTFFWSGKYHNDLNSRDTLSTELNVLADFAPVVPNNFKDADVLMLGNLHPDTQLSVINQMEERPKLIVLDTMNFWMDHALDELKEVVKHIDVITINDEEARQLTGEHSLLKAAEKIHLMGPKFVVIKKGEHGALLFHNSQVFFAPALPLEEVFDPTGAGDTFAGGFSGYLAESENISFNNLKSAVIHGSNLASFCVERFGTERMEKLDKKEVNDRLLQFKELTQFDIELQ
- a CDS encoding amidophosphoribosyltransferase, with protein sequence MSDAIKHECGISLIRLLKPLEYYQEKYGSAFYGVNKMYLMMEKQHNRGQDGAGFASIKLDMEAGERYMSRVRSIDQQPIQDIFAQINDRINTSFKENPEYINDVAKQKKHIPYIGEVLLGHVRYGTFGKNSIESVHPFLRQNNWMHRNLIVAGNFNMTNVNELFDNLVQIGQHPKEKADTVTVMEKIGHFLDDAVAQLYKDIKKEGFNKREASPLIAERLNVAKILRRAAKNFDGGYAMAGLLGHGDSFVLRDPAGIRPAYYYKDDEIAVVASERPAIQTVFNVNFDDVKELDPGHAIIIKKNGKVKIKRILEPTERKACSFERIYFSRGSDKEIYQERKMLGKLLFPLILKSIDNDIKNTVFSYIPNTAETSFFGMVIAAQNYMNKKKEEQILSIGRKITREELHEILEVRPRIEKVAIKDAKLRTFITQDSSRDDLVAHVYDISYGSVKENDNLVIIDDSIVRGTTLQKSILRILDRLLPKKIIVVSSAPQIRYPDCYGIDMAKLEDFVAFKAALALHEERNTMHLVEEIYKKCLQQTSTHDSEVVNYVKEFYAPFTADEISDKIGQLLSPPDIKAQVQVIYQNIENLHEACPKNLGDWYFTGNYPTPGGNRVVNRAFINFFEGKNERAY
- a CDS encoding OsmC family protein encodes the protein MTNQITTKWLGNMAFESNNPSGNNLIIDVAPENGGEGMGYRPKALMLTALAGCSGLDVASLIKKMKLEVEEFRIETIANLTEEDPKFYDKVVVEYHFTGANLNEKKLQRAVDLSVEKYCGVMEMFRQFATLEIKTYFDK
- a CDS encoding peptide-N-glycosidase F-related protein, whose product is MIQRFLYLLAGFILVQQNLHAQATENIISHIQETIVTDPSKGENSYKHWAVFPPKNKEIRQIILNLTFECPDNMRCADWDYVDHIKVRQKNDTTNYEIARMLTPYGGRFQEDWRFDWKVDITDFSPILRDSLEVDYIHTGYEDNKTRGWKVTVDFEITYGTPVAEQLAIHKVYDGNYSYGDKSDPIENHLVPVALKASTQSSFGKVKIHQTGHGMDANGCGEFCDKYRDILYNGKVIDRKQLWMECGDNPLYPQAGTWIFDRANWCPGYLLQPDEVSFDLNSGQEFTIDLNMEPYETEKPSAKELLVAYVLEYGKINSENDVALVDIISPSNEKIHSRKNETGAFPIIRIKNNGQNNLKSLVINYFLEGQKPKEFKWKGDIPFGETALLTLPEEIFSDKESTRFFVELKRPNGKKDGYGLDNSKSSVYTKPNILPESVIIYFKTNKKPGQNEYSVTDSYGKPIFKRDSVDLKPYTIYSDTLRLRKGNYTFKLHDKGGDGLEFWFRAKDGNGSVKLLDTLGQAIKHFNSDFGSHIMYNFRVEPGVTYHLDNEPSINMFPARTEGPVTLDYFANDEKNVEVIITQQEDETKIVETHTYLNFKKGIFTYDLSYLPKMRYYLKVVIDGKEVFKNRIRLKE
- the recJ gene encoding single-stranded-DNA-specific exonuclease RecJ, which codes for MRWTIKPKPEQPQIDALAAALNVEDLVAQLLLQRGIANYEDAKRFFRPQLSDLHDPFLMKDMDKAVERIERAIAEQENILIFGDYDVDGTTAVALVSSYLESTYPNVATYIPDRYNEGYGVSYQGIDFAEDNSFSLIIALDCGVKAIEKVEYAKEKGIDFIICDHHRPGNTLPNAVAVLDPKRADCSYPYDELCGCGVGFKLIQALGSNKGETIEDLVPYLDLVATAIGADIVPITGENRVMAYWGLQVINQDPRAGFKAIINQIKKQVLTITDVVFIIAPRINAAGRMEHGQHAVNLLKETDLARAEFFAAEIEKYNTDRRNLDQIIAQEALLQIQENKEEEGFTSVVYNETWHKGVIGIVASRLIETYYRPTLVFTKSGNKLAASARSIKGFDVYEALEGCSDTIEQFGGHMYAAGLTLLEENYEAFKAKFEEVVANTMDPNLMSPEIMVDAIINLDQITPKLMRIIKQFAPFGPGNMTPTFMVENLNDTGYAKVVGQEGKHLKCKLFDKNNGSRRSGIDAIGFNLGKHLPTVSSKTVSAVFTLDENEWQGKIALQMKLKDLKEHDSYQF
- a CDS encoding UDP-2,3-diacylglucosamine diphosphatase, whose product is MDVPAGKKIYFSSDNHLGAPTKDLSFPREKRFVAWLDTVKEDASAIFLLGDLFDFWFEYKTVVPKGFTRTLGKLAEITDSGIPVYYFVGNHDLWMNGYFEEELNIPVYHEPQSFLLNGKSFLIGHGDGLGPGDKGYKRMKKVFTNPVSKWLYNWLHPDFGVKLAQYLSVKNKMISGDEDIKFLGEENEWLVQYCRRKLEQQHYDYFVFGHRHLPLEIPLNDNSIYVNLGDWISYFTYGEFDGSSLSLKKYESSLS
- a CDS encoding 6-pyruvoyl trahydropterin synthase family protein; amino-acid sequence: MGNIRITKQFNFETGHALFGYDGKCRNVHGHSYKLSVTVIGKPITDTAHVKLGMVIDFGDLKRIVKEEIVDQFDHATVFNKNTPHVELAQELTDRGHNVILANYQPTSENMVLDFADRIKARLPKNISLHSLKLQETDTSFAEWYASDN